The proteins below are encoded in one region of Candidatus Moraniibacteriota bacterium:
- a CDS encoding acetate--CoA ligase family protein, which yields MQFETLFSPKSIAVIGASTQVGTVGYTLTENLLQNGYTGKVYPVNPKTDTLFNLPCYANISLIPYDIELAIIIVPAHIVPVVLREVAAKGIASAIIISAGFKETGEAGEKLEMEITTIARENNIALLGPNCLGFLRPSLGLNASFAKILPSDGHIAFFSQSGALCTALLDLTTTSLGFSHFVSIGNKAIIDENTLLQFFSADKNVSVISCYTEGVTDANKMIETGRAILARSDAKPIIALKSGTTTAGTQASSSHTGALAGSDAAYIALFKQSRIIRAESLENLIDLLTVFSHNTLPEDNRVAIITNAGGLGVLATDAAIESGLRIAPLSNVTKSRLRDVLPPSASVNNPVDVLGDALAERYEHALEVVVRDESVDMILVIVTPQTMTEDVKTAEALIAIKKHYNKPIVAVFAGQESFRAGSDLLKSHGVAVLTYPESGMRALGSLAQVTKWRKQLIVPEITLSNIDKEKARKILDDVQKNGRATPTEKETSEILSAYGFPFFATYEVQTREEAISAGQKIGKKVALKIVSPDIIHKSDAGGVILGIDSSDVGEAYDRLMVTVKKNVPDAHITGALVVEMAESGGKELLLGLKKEPGLGTLLVFGLGGIYVETLKDVTMRFVPTNETDIDEMIREIKSFAILSGVRGESGIDMSYLREVLMRLTQFAIDFPEVAELDINPLLSFPQKENFRVLDARIRLEKTL from the coding sequence ATGCAATTTGAAACACTTTTTTCTCCAAAATCTATCGCAGTCATCGGAGCATCCACACAGGTTGGCACGGTCGGCTACACCCTCACCGAAAACCTTCTCCAAAACGGATACACTGGGAAGGTCTATCCGGTCAATCCAAAAACGGATACACTCTTCAATCTCCCTTGTTATGCAAACATTTCTCTTATTCCCTACGACATCGAACTCGCTATCATTATTGTTCCAGCACATATCGTCCCTGTCGTTCTTCGCGAAGTCGCTGCCAAAGGCATAGCCTCCGCGATCATCATCTCTGCCGGGTTCAAAGAAACAGGTGAAGCCGGAGAGAAGCTCGAAATGGAAATAACAACTATTGCACGAGAAAATAATATCGCTCTTCTCGGACCGAATTGTCTCGGATTTCTCCGCCCTTCTCTCGGGCTCAATGCTTCTTTTGCAAAAATTCTTCCGAGTGATGGACACATCGCTTTCTTCTCTCAGAGCGGTGCTCTTTGTACAGCCCTCCTCGATCTCACCACGACGTCACTTGGCTTCTCACATTTTGTGAGCATCGGTAACAAAGCTATCATCGATGAGAACACCCTTCTTCAATTTTTCTCTGCCGATAAAAATGTTTCTGTCATCAGTTGTTATACCGAAGGCGTCACTGATGCCAACAAAATGATAGAAACGGGTCGTGCTATACTCGCGAGATCCGATGCCAAACCAATCATCGCTCTTAAATCAGGAACGACCACTGCCGGCACGCAGGCATCAAGCTCTCATACGGGTGCTCTCGCCGGGAGCGATGCAGCTTACATCGCACTCTTCAAACAATCTCGCATCATCCGTGCGGAGAGTCTCGAAAATCTGATCGATCTCCTCACAGTTTTTTCTCACAACACCCTTCCAGAAGACAACCGCGTCGCTATTATTACGAATGCTGGAGGACTCGGTGTTCTCGCTACGGATGCTGCCATCGAGAGCGGTCTCCGTATTGCGCCCCTCAGTAATGTGACCAAGTCACGGCTACGTGATGTCCTCCCTCCGTCTGCCAGCGTGAACAATCCAGTTGATGTACTCGGTGATGCACTCGCAGAACGTTATGAACACGCACTCGAAGTAGTAGTCAGAGATGAATCCGTCGATATGATACTTGTCATCGTCACCCCACAGACCATGACGGAAGATGTGAAGACTGCCGAAGCACTCATTGCTATAAAAAAGCACTACAACAAACCAATTGTTGCTGTGTTTGCTGGTCAAGAATCATTCCGTGCTGGGAGCGACCTCCTGAAATCTCATGGTGTGGCCGTCCTCACCTATCCAGAATCCGGTATGCGAGCACTCGGATCACTCGCTCAGGTTACCAAGTGGCGTAAACAGCTCATTGTTCCAGAGATAACTCTCAGTAATATCGACAAGGAAAAGGCTCGAAAAATACTCGATGATGTACAAAAAAATGGTCGCGCGACGCCGACTGAAAAAGAAACGAGCGAAATCCTCAGTGCTTATGGATTCCCCTTCTTTGCTACCTATGAAGTACAAACGAGAGAAGAGGCTATTTCTGCAGGACAGAAAATCGGCAAAAAAGTCGCTCTCAAAATCGTCTCGCCAGACATCATTCACAAATCCGATGCGGGCGGAGTAATACTTGGTATCGATTCAAGCGACGTCGGAGAGGCCTACGATCGGCTGATGGTCACGGTCAAGAAAAATGTTCCTGACGCACATATCACTGGTGCACTCGTCGTCGAAATGGCAGAATCGGGTGGTAAAGAACTCCTCCTCGGACTCAAGAAAGAACCCGGACTCGGTACCCTCCTTGTTTTCGGTCTCGGTGGTATCTATGTCGAAACACTCAAAGATGTCACGATGCGTTTTGTTCCAACCAATGAAACTGATATCGATGAAATGATCCGAGAAATAAAAAGTTTTGCCATTCTCTCCGGAGTACGAGGTGAATCGGGTATCGATATGTCCTATCTGAGAGAAGTCTTGATGCGTCTGACACAGTTTGCAATAGATTTCCCGGAAGTCGCTGAGCTCGATATCAACCCTCTCCTTTCCTTTCCTCAAAAAGAAAATTTCCGTGTTCTCGATGCGCGTATCCGTCTCGAAAAAACGCTCTGA